A single genomic interval of Sphaerodactylus townsendi isolate TG3544 linkage group LG08, MPM_Stown_v2.3, whole genome shotgun sequence harbors:
- the LG08H10orf53 gene encoding UPF0728 protein C10orf53 homolog produces MPENALVTLRYGPYRSCGVVEHRTFRLQGLQAVLQEDGHQVVLEEIPDWNDVQLIVNGELVFQCNINDLDFGGDGKLDPLCEEARREVLNAY; encoded by the exons ATGCCGGAGAACGCGCTCGTGACGCTCCGCTACGGGCCTTACAGGAGCTGCGGCGTGGTGGAGCACCGCACCTTCCGCCTGCAGGGCTTGCAAG CTGTGTTACAAGAAGACGGCCACCAGGTCGTTCTTGAAGAAATACCAGACTGGAATGATGTCCAGCTCATTGTGAACGGGGAGCTTGTCTTTCAGTGTAACATCAATGACCTGGACTTTG GTGGTGATGGCAAATTGGACCCGCTTTGTGAAGAAGCTAGGAGAGAGGTGCTAAATGCCTATTAA